The following proteins are co-located in the Branchiostoma lanceolatum isolate klBraLanc5 chromosome 16, klBraLanc5.hap2, whole genome shotgun sequence genome:
- the LOC136421555 gene encoding trichohyalin-like isoform X12, translating to MVQPSKTKTMAKTGEGDTDQQSATEPSSNSVNGDNKKDPIVPGLTKVQLPRSAAKVVLQPKKESETSASYVPKFANVNVKERFEQMRVRKEEKEAKKFEEVRKERESRDQREKHSALRKQFLKELMDSDEEEEVKKEKPKETPKSYVPRMRGSVRGKFEEMQKQKEEEERRRAEEERKRRIEMDRQIQQQEQESLISKQMEEEMFDKMETPSGPPSAAPPVTPSDLPSGERRSIKGKFEEIQKQKEEEARMRAEEERLRRIEMDKLQLEREAARKGEEQEVSESDGDTSSNASFQPTVTDIPRVTRGGVKGKFEAMRKAKEEERLRQMEEERQQRIQAETESLRLSIEAAFSQNEEEDVEEEPEVNGLDMSPRLTKKIGSVKGRYEEMQKVRDEEHRRQLETERLSRLQLEKQAIGNQSETADVEQVNGINGHSPHHQEEQEKTYTSNETIKLRNRPKGDVKGRFEDLRKRREDEARRKTQEIRISRIEFDKMMQQREKEKSPQVEDEEEDGDSASVTSSLTSSFISDADGESGAPQPGTCGSMKSRFEALREAKEKPRTTEPRLRRLKKLDTFIRDTGKDNEGENEVNETNETTKPRKLDVKNRFEEMRKKREEAERRKTQEIRLSRLELDKIAQDREKERKEKDEVPCDEEEDELAGSLEDLSEPDKPMGSVKGRFEELRKVREEESRRRAEEERLRRLEADRLAQERELENQAQQESASQANEEEAEDKPEVKEDIPPPKRGSLRGKFEVMQRQKEEEARKKAEEERLRRLEEEKKILAEEAAKREAEYEEAPEESLTETRETKRERRAPGKLKADYVTLRQRKEVEDRRKAEELRKSRLEFDRAELEREAERLREEMEQLAEQRAEQKEEAAPKESIEEVTSPKVSLGKLKNKFAELQKKKESGASEDDGTPREKVKPGKLKNKFAELQKKSSEDQENDACAEKAPKPGKLTISFEELARQKEEEARRDAEEERKRKLEEDKQLLEEERARLEAEEAAAAAAASEGGDQEGEEPVESAPGESGPRISVKERFALMQKKKEEEEEQRKLKTTDVKEAGKNKRASALFEKFQNIDKVAEEERFRKVEEERARRLEMDREMLARELERTEKMVGMEEEAQEEEKEEDVEPKAAETEEDKVARKQRTRALFSRFENLESYEEQERRRRIEEEKRKRLMLEQREIDEARRKEVGGADGALPEEAKREEEDREREYMERFARGEASDVEESDEDETLSATSETLAPKFVKNFENMTIFDGDPVRFEAKVIGRPKPDVTWYLNGKRLPNNQDYRYKFEGDHGVVLELPETFPEDEGEYMCKAVNTSGMALCSALLIIEGKGHRAESSYIKQIVEPTKPAQTKAAAKKTTVVKQPANVQVKQTTVQTKSVTVQPNTQPKQQKPVHGQLKQAEMPPSKEAVIKQHVVSKSEKITSTTASGQFIKKSSSTTSEKVVTKTTTSEVTSSKTEKSAAASAWELKYGGKPLTAQQLAKQKLAQKMAGNGQPPSPTVKVPVQKLYVGGKPAPAQTVPPKAAQPQGEPQPGAARKQWPPPTKGGSDEDTTKTSEPVSPKIKEDKTCNHNGDKTDDNQTAHSNEKENKPPVKTTENGK from the exons GTGCAGCCTAGTAAAACAAAAACCATGGCCAAGACAGGGGAGGGGGACACCGACCAGCAGTCGGCCACGGAACCTTCGTCCAACTCCGTGAATGGCGACAACAAGAAA GACCCGATCGTACCTGGTCTTACCAAGGTTCAGTTGCCCCGTTCTGCTGCTAAGGTTGTTCTGCAGCCAAAGAAG GAGTCAGAAACCTCCGCCTCATACGTTCCTAAGTTTGCCAATGTGAACGTTAAGGAACGTTTCGAGCAGATGAGGGTGaggaaggaggagaaggaggccAAAAAATTCGAAGAAGTTCGCAAGGAGAGAGAATCAAGAGACCAGCGGGAAAAACATTCAGCACTTAGAAAACAATTCCTTAAG GAGCTGATGGACTCCGACGAGGAGGAAGaagtgaaaaaagaaaaaccgAAGGAAACTCCGAAGAGCTACGTGCCAAGGATGCGAGGCAGCGTGCGGGGAAAATTCGAAGAGATGCAGAAACAAAAG GAGGAAGAAGAACGCAGGAGGGCGGAAGAGGAGAGAAAGAGGCGGATTGAGATGGACCGGCAGATCCAGCAACAGGAACAGGAAAGCTTGATCTCAAAACAGATGGAGGAG GAAATGTTTGACAAGATGGAGACGCCATCGGGCCCTCCGTCCGCCGCCCCGCCCGTCACGCCGTCCGACCTGCCGTCAGGGGAGAGGCGCAGCATCAAGGGCAAGTTCGAGGAGATCCAGAAACAGAAGGAGGAGGAAGCGCGCATGCGCGCCGAGGAGGAGCGACTGCGCAGGATCGAGATGGACAAGCTGCAGCTGGAGAGGGAGGCTGCGCGCAAGGGGGAAGAGCAGGAGGTATCG GAATCGGATGGTGACACCAGTAGCAACGCTAGCTTCCAGCCAACGGTTACCGACATTCCAAGAGTCACACGCGGTGGTGTGAAAGGAAAATTCGAAGCTATGAGAAAAGCCAAAGAAGAGGAAAGGTTGCGTCAGATGGAGGAAGAGAGACAGCAGCGCATTCAGGCCGAAACAGAATCCCTTCGCCTATCCATTGAGGCTGCCTTTTCGCAAAACGAG GAAGAAGATGTTGAGGAAGAGCCCGAGGTCAACGGCCTTGATATGTCCCCAAGACTCACGAAAAAGATCGGCAGTGTTAAGGGCCGTTACGAGGAGATGCAAAAGGTGCGGGACGAGGAGCATCGTCGGCAGTTGGAAACGGAAAGACTCAGCAGGCTCCAGCTCGAGAAACAGGCAATagggaaccaatcagaaacAGCCGACGTTGAACAG GTCAATGGCATCAACGGGCATTCCCCGCATCATCAAGAGGAGCAGGAGAAAACGTACACGTCAAACGAGACAATCAAGCTTAGAAACAGGCCCAAGGGTGACGTGAAAGGTCGGTTCGAAGACCTGAGAAAGCGGCGAGAGGATGAAGCCAGGCGTAAAACGCAAGAGATACGGATTAGCCGTATCGAGTTTGATAAGATGATGCAACAACGAGAAAAGGAGAAGTCCCCGCAAGTAGAG GACGAGGAAGAAGATGGTGATAGTGCTTCCGTGACGTCATCCCTTACGTCATCGTTTATCAGTGACGCGGATGGAGAATCCGGTGCCCCCCAGCCGGGCACGTGTGGCAGTATGAAAAGTCGTTTCGAAGCTTTGAGGGAGGCAAAAGAGAAGCCCAGAACGACAGAACCACGACTTAGACGACTTAAAAAGCTGGATACGTTTATACGGGATACCGGGAAG GACAACGAGGGAGAGAACGAAGTAAACGAGACCAACGAAACGACAAAACCCAGAAAACTCGACGTCAAGAACCGATTTGAGGAGATGaggaagaagagagaagaggccgaaagaagaaaaacacaagaaatccGTCTCAGCCGACTTGAACTCGACAAAATCGCGCAGGACAGAGAGAAAGAACGCAAGGAGAAGGATGAGGTGCCTTGCGAT GAAGAAGAAGACGAACTCGCGGGTTCGTTAGAGGATTTGAGCGAGCCCGATAAGCCCATGGGCAGTGTCAAGGGTCGGTTCGAAGAACTAAGGAAGGTCCGAGAAGAGGAGAGTCGGCGGAGGGCTGAAGAGGAGAGACTGCGGAGACTGGAAGCTGACAGATTGGCGCAAGAGCGCGAGCTTGAAAACCAAGCCCAACAAGAGTCAGCTTCG CAGGCCAATGAGGAAGAGGCTGAGGATAAACCGGAAGTCAAAGAGGACATACCACCACCAAAACGGGGGAGTCTTCGCGGGAAATTCGAAGTGATGCAGCGTCAGAAGGAGGAAGAGGCTCGCAAAAAAGCAGAGGAGGAGCGTCTGCGCAGACTCGAAGAGGAGAAGAAGATCTTAGCAGAAGAAGCCGCCAAGAGAGAGGCTGAGTATGAG GAAGCGCCCGAGGAAAGTCTCACCGAAACTCGCGAGACCAAGCGAGAGAGAAGAGCGCCCGGTAAACTTAAGGCAGACTACGTCACGCTACGGCAGAGAAAAGAGGTGGAGGACAGAAGAAAAGCAGAGGAGCTCCGAAAAAGTAGATTAGAATTCGACCGCGCGGAGCTCGAGAGAGAGGCCGAAAGATTACGAGAG GAAATGGAGCAGCTAGCCGAGCAGCGTGCTGAACAAAAGGAGGAAGCGGCACCTAAGGAATCCATAGAGGAAGTAACCTCGCCCAAGGTGTCTCTGGGAAAGCTCAAGAACAAATTTGCCGAACTTCAAAAGAAGAAAGAATCCGGAGCCTCTGAAGACGACGGCACACCAAGGGAGAAAGTCAAACCAGGGAAACTTAAGAATAAGTTTGCAGAACTTCAGAAAAAGAGTTCAGAGGACCAAGAAAACGACGCATGCGCAGAGAAGGCGCCGAAGCCAGGGAAGCTGACGATCAGTTTTGAGGAGCTGGCCAGACAGAAGGAGGAAGAAGCCAGACGTGATGcggaggaagaaagaaagagaaagctCGAGGAGGATAAACAACTTCTGGAGGAGGAAAGGGCCAGACTTGAGGCAGAG GAGGCTGCTGCCGCTGCTGCTGCATCGGAGGGAGGAGACCAGGAGGGAGAAGAGCCAGTCGAATCTGCGCCGGGGGAATCCGGGCCTCGCATCAGCGTAAAAGAAAG atTCGCCCTGatgcagaagaagaaggaggaagaggaggaacaACGTAAACTCAAGACTACAGATGTGAAGGAGGCAGGCAAGAACAAACGGGCCAGTGCGCTCTTCGAGAAATTCCAAAATATCGACAAG GTTGCAGAGGAGGAGCGTTTCCGCAAGGTGGAGGAGGAGCGAGCTCGCCGTCTGGAGATGGACAGGGAGATGCTCGCCAGGGAACTCGAGAGAACTGAGAAAATGGTCGGG ATGGAAGAAGAAgctcaggaggaggagaaggaggaggatgTGGAGCCGAAAGCAGCGGAGACGGAGGAGGACAAGGTGGCCAGGAAACAGAGAACACGCGCGCTGTTCTCACGGTTTGAGAACCTCGAG AGCTATGAGGAGCAGGAGCGGCGCAGGCGCATTGAGGAGGAGAAGCGGAAGCGGCTGATGCTGGAGCAGCGGGAGATCGACGAGGCGCGCAGGaaggaggtgggtggggctgaCGGCGCACTTCCG GAGGAGGCTAAGCGGGAGGAGGAGGACCGAGAGCGGGAGTACATGGAGCGGTTCGCCCGCGGGGAGGCGTCCGACGTGGAGGAGTCGGATGAGGACGAGACTCTGTCCGCCACGAGCGAGACCCTGGCGCCCAAGTTCGTCAAGAACTTCGAGAACATGACGATCTTCGATGGGGATCCCGTCAG GTTTGAGGCAAAGGTGATCGGCCGTCCCAAACCGGATGTGACGTGGTACCTGAACGGGAAGCGGCTGCCGAACAACCAGGACTACCGGTACAAGTTCGAGGGAGATCACGGCGTGGTGCTGGAGCTGCCGGAGACGTTCCCGGAGGACGAGGGGGAGTACATGTGTAAGGCCGTCAACACGTCCGGCATGGCGCTCTGCAGCGCTCTGCTCATCATAGAAG GCAAGGGGCACAGAGCAGAGTCTTCCTACATCAAGCAAATTGTCGAACCTACCAAGCCGGCTCAAACTAAAGCAGCCGCTAAGAAAACCACCGTTGTTAAACAACCGGCAAATGTCCAAGTCAAGCAGACCACTGTCCAAACGAAGTCAGTCACTGTCCAACCAAATACCCAACCAAAGCAACAAAAGCCAGTCCATGGCCAACTAAAACAAGCCGAGATGCCTCCAAGTAAAGAGGCCGTGATAAAACAACACGTTGTTTCTAAGTCCGAAAAGATAACGTCCACTACAGCCAGTGGACAGTTTATAAAGAAATCGTCCTCGACCACGAGTGAGAAAGTCGTGACCAAGACTACAACTTCGGAAGTGACTTCGTCAAAGACAGAGAAGTCGGCTGCTGCCAGCGCATGGGAGTTAAAATATGGTGGTAAGCCTCTGACGGCCCAACAGCTAGCCAAGCAGAAGTTAGCTCAAAAGATGGCTGGGAATGGACAACCGCCCTCGCCAACAGTTAAGGTTCCTGTACAGAAGCTCTATGTAGGTGGCAAGCCCGCTCCTGCCCAAACCGTCCCGCCCAAGGCAGCACAGCCGCAGGGGGAGCCACAGCCCGGGGCCGCGCGTAAACAATGGCCACCTCCGACCAAGG GTGGGTCCGACGAAGACACCACCAAGACGTCTGAACCTGTTTCCCCCAAAATCAAAGAAGACAAGACTTGCAACCATAACGGAGACAAAACTGACGACAATCAGACCGCCCATAGCAacgagaaagaaaacaaaccgCCGGTAAAAACAACAGAGAATgggaaataa
- the LOC136421555 gene encoding trichohyalin-like isoform X8: protein MAKTGEGDTDQQSATEPSSNSVNGDNKKDPIVPGLTKVQLPRSAAKVVLQPKKESETSASYVPKFANVNVKERFEQMRVRKEEKEAKKFEEVRKERESRDQREKHSALRKQFLKELMDSDEEEEVKKEKPKETPKSYVPRMRGSVRGKFEEMQKQKEEEERRRAEEERKRRIEMDRQIQQQEQESLISKQMEEEMFDKMETPSGPPSAAPPVTPSDLPSGERRSIKGKFEEIQKQKEEEARMRAEEERLRRIEMDKLQLEREAARKGEEQEVSESDGDTSSNASFQPTVTDIPRVTRGGVKGKFEAMRKAKEEERLRQMEEERQQRIQAETESLRLSIEAAFSQNEEEDVEEEPEVNGLDMSPRLTKKIGSVKGRYEEMQKVRDEEHRRQLETERLSRLQLEKQAIGNQSETADVEQVNGINGHSPHHQEEQEKTYTSNETIKLRNRPKGDVKGRFEDLRKRREDEARRKTQEIRISRIEFDKMMQQREKEKSPQVEDEEEDGDSASVTSSLTSSFISDADGESGAPQPGTCGSMKSRFEALREAKEKPRTTEPRLRRLKKLDTFIRDTGKDNEGENEVNETNETTKPRKLDVKNRFEEMRKKREEAERRKTQEIRLSRLELDKIAQDREKERKEKDEVPCDDDNDDSPSEGTPLDISEPVPSVKDRLHQIKNSTEETQRKAQELQLSRLEFDKMMLEREKERNRKKEEEEDELAGSLEDLSEPDKPMGSVKGRFEELRKVREEESRRRAEEERLRRLEADRLAQERELENQAQQESASQANEEEAEDKPEVKEDIPPPKRGSLRGKFEVMQRQKEEEARKKAEEERLRRLEEEKKILAEEAAKREAEYEEAPEESLTETRETKRERRAPGKLKADYVTLRQRKEVEDRRKAEELRKSRLEFDRAELEREAERLREEMEQLAEQRAEQKEEAAPKESIEEVTSPKVSLGKLKNKFAELQKKKESGASEDDGTPREKVKPGKLKNKFAELQKKSSEDQENDACAEKAPKPGKLTISFEELARQKEEEARRDAEEERKRKLEEDKQLLEEERARLEAEEAAAAAAASEGGDQEGEEPVESAPGESGPRISVKERFALMQKKKEEEEEQRKLKTTDVKEAGKNKRASALFEKFQNIDKVAEEERFRKVEEERARRLEMDREMLARELERTEKMVGMEEEAQEEEKEEDVEPKAAETEEDKVARKQRTRALFSRFENLESYEEQERRRRIEEEKRKRLMLEQREIDEARRKEVGGADGALPEEAKREEEDREREYMERFARGEASDVEESDEDETLSATSETLAPKFVKNFENMTIFDGDPVRFEAKVIGRPKPDVTWYLNGKRLPNNQDYRYKFEGDHGVVLELPETFPEDEGEYMCKAVNTSGMALCSALLIIEGKGHRAESSYIKQIVEPTKPAQTKAAAKKTTVVKQPANVQVKQTTVQTKSVTVQPNTQPKQQKPVHGQLKQAEMPPSKEAVIKQHVVSKSEKITSTTASGQFIKKSSSTTSEKVVTKTTTSEVTSSKTEKSAAASAWELKYGGKPLTAQQLAKQKLAQKMAGNGQPPSPTVKVPVQKLYVGGKPAPAQTVPPKAAQPQGEPQPGAARKQWPPPTKGGSDEDTTKTSEPVSPKIKEDKTCNHNGDKTDDNQTAHSNEKENKPPVKTTENGK, encoded by the exons ATGGCCAAGACAGGGGAGGGGGACACCGACCAGCAGTCGGCCACGGAACCTTCGTCCAACTCCGTGAATGGCGACAACAAGAAA GACCCGATCGTACCTGGTCTTACCAAGGTTCAGTTGCCCCGTTCTGCTGCTAAGGTTGTTCTGCAGCCAAAGAAG GAGTCAGAAACCTCCGCCTCATACGTTCCTAAGTTTGCCAATGTGAACGTTAAGGAACGTTTCGAGCAGATGAGGGTGaggaaggaggagaaggaggccAAAAAATTCGAAGAAGTTCGCAAGGAGAGAGAATCAAGAGACCAGCGGGAAAAACATTCAGCACTTAGAAAACAATTCCTTAAG GAGCTGATGGACTCCGACGAGGAGGAAGaagtgaaaaaagaaaaaccgAAGGAAACTCCGAAGAGCTACGTGCCAAGGATGCGAGGCAGCGTGCGGGGAAAATTCGAAGAGATGCAGAAACAAAAG GAGGAAGAAGAACGCAGGAGGGCGGAAGAGGAGAGAAAGAGGCGGATTGAGATGGACCGGCAGATCCAGCAACAGGAACAGGAAAGCTTGATCTCAAAACAGATGGAGGAG GAAATGTTTGACAAGATGGAGACGCCATCGGGCCCTCCGTCCGCCGCCCCGCCCGTCACGCCGTCCGACCTGCCGTCAGGGGAGAGGCGCAGCATCAAGGGCAAGTTCGAGGAGATCCAGAAACAGAAGGAGGAGGAAGCGCGCATGCGCGCCGAGGAGGAGCGACTGCGCAGGATCGAGATGGACAAGCTGCAGCTGGAGAGGGAGGCTGCGCGCAAGGGGGAAGAGCAGGAGGTATCG GAATCGGATGGTGACACCAGTAGCAACGCTAGCTTCCAGCCAACGGTTACCGACATTCCAAGAGTCACACGCGGTGGTGTGAAAGGAAAATTCGAAGCTATGAGAAAAGCCAAAGAAGAGGAAAGGTTGCGTCAGATGGAGGAAGAGAGACAGCAGCGCATTCAGGCCGAAACAGAATCCCTTCGCCTATCCATTGAGGCTGCCTTTTCGCAAAACGAG GAAGAAGATGTTGAGGAAGAGCCCGAGGTCAACGGCCTTGATATGTCCCCAAGACTCACGAAAAAGATCGGCAGTGTTAAGGGCCGTTACGAGGAGATGCAAAAGGTGCGGGACGAGGAGCATCGTCGGCAGTTGGAAACGGAAAGACTCAGCAGGCTCCAGCTCGAGAAACAGGCAATagggaaccaatcagaaacAGCCGACGTTGAACAG GTCAATGGCATCAACGGGCATTCCCCGCATCATCAAGAGGAGCAGGAGAAAACGTACACGTCAAACGAGACAATCAAGCTTAGAAACAGGCCCAAGGGTGACGTGAAAGGTCGGTTCGAAGACCTGAGAAAGCGGCGAGAGGATGAAGCCAGGCGTAAAACGCAAGAGATACGGATTAGCCGTATCGAGTTTGATAAGATGATGCAACAACGAGAAAAGGAGAAGTCCCCGCAAGTAGAG GACGAGGAAGAAGATGGTGATAGTGCTTCCGTGACGTCATCCCTTACGTCATCGTTTATCAGTGACGCGGATGGAGAATCCGGTGCCCCCCAGCCGGGCACGTGTGGCAGTATGAAAAGTCGTTTCGAAGCTTTGAGGGAGGCAAAAGAGAAGCCCAGAACGACAGAACCACGACTTAGACGACTTAAAAAGCTGGATACGTTTATACGGGATACCGGGAAG GACAACGAGGGAGAGAACGAAGTAAACGAGACCAACGAAACGACAAAACCCAGAAAACTCGACGTCAAGAACCGATTTGAGGAGATGaggaagaagagagaagaggccgaaagaagaaaaacacaagaaatccGTCTCAGCCGACTTGAACTCGACAAAATCGCGCAGGACAGAGAGAAAGAACGCAAGGAGAAGGATGAGGTGCCTTGCGAT GATGACAATGATGACAGTCCCTCTGAAGGTACCCCCCTTGACATAAGTGAGCCCGTCCCAAGTGTCAAAGATAGACTTCACCAAATCAAAAACAGCACGGAAGAGACACAAAGAAAAGCGCAGGAGCTTCAGTTGAGTCGACTTGAGTTCGACAAAATGATGCTGGAacgagagaaagagaggaataggAAAAAAGAG GAAGAAGAAGACGAACTCGCGGGTTCGTTAGAGGATTTGAGCGAGCCCGATAAGCCCATGGGCAGTGTCAAGGGTCGGTTCGAAGAACTAAGGAAGGTCCGAGAAGAGGAGAGTCGGCGGAGGGCTGAAGAGGAGAGACTGCGGAGACTGGAAGCTGACAGATTGGCGCAAGAGCGCGAGCTTGAAAACCAAGCCCAACAAGAGTCAGCTTCG CAGGCCAATGAGGAAGAGGCTGAGGATAAACCGGAAGTCAAAGAGGACATACCACCACCAAAACGGGGGAGTCTTCGCGGGAAATTCGAAGTGATGCAGCGTCAGAAGGAGGAAGAGGCTCGCAAAAAAGCAGAGGAGGAGCGTCTGCGCAGACTCGAAGAGGAGAAGAAGATCTTAGCAGAAGAAGCCGCCAAGAGAGAGGCTGAGTATGAG GAAGCGCCCGAGGAAAGTCTCACCGAAACTCGCGAGACCAAGCGAGAGAGAAGAGCGCCCGGTAAACTTAAGGCAGACTACGTCACGCTACGGCAGAGAAAAGAGGTGGAGGACAGAAGAAAAGCAGAGGAGCTCCGAAAAAGTAGATTAGAATTCGACCGCGCGGAGCTCGAGAGAGAGGCCGAAAGATTACGAGAG GAAATGGAGCAGCTAGCCGAGCAGCGTGCTGAACAAAAGGAGGAAGCGGCACCTAAGGAATCCATAGAGGAAGTAACCTCGCCCAAGGTGTCTCTGGGAAAGCTCAAGAACAAATTTGCCGAACTTCAAAAGAAGAAAGAATCCGGAGCCTCTGAAGACGACGGCACACCAAGGGAGAAAGTCAAACCAGGGAAACTTAAGAATAAGTTTGCAGAACTTCAGAAAAAGAGTTCAGAGGACCAAGAAAACGACGCATGCGCAGAGAAGGCGCCGAAGCCAGGGAAGCTGACGATCAGTTTTGAGGAGCTGGCCAGACAGAAGGAGGAAGAAGCCAGACGTGATGcggaggaagaaagaaagagaaagctCGAGGAGGATAAACAACTTCTGGAGGAGGAAAGGGCCAGACTTGAGGCAGAG GAGGCTGCTGCCGCTGCTGCTGCATCGGAGGGAGGAGACCAGGAGGGAGAAGAGCCAGTCGAATCTGCGCCGGGGGAATCCGGGCCTCGCATCAGCGTAAAAGAAAG atTCGCCCTGatgcagaagaagaaggaggaagaggaggaacaACGTAAACTCAAGACTACAGATGTGAAGGAGGCAGGCAAGAACAAACGGGCCAGTGCGCTCTTCGAGAAATTCCAAAATATCGACAAG GTTGCAGAGGAGGAGCGTTTCCGCAAGGTGGAGGAGGAGCGAGCTCGCCGTCTGGAGATGGACAGGGAGATGCTCGCCAGGGAACTCGAGAGAACTGAGAAAATGGTCGGG ATGGAAGAAGAAgctcaggaggaggagaaggaggaggatgTGGAGCCGAAAGCAGCGGAGACGGAGGAGGACAAGGTGGCCAGGAAACAGAGAACACGCGCGCTGTTCTCACGGTTTGAGAACCTCGAG AGCTATGAGGAGCAGGAGCGGCGCAGGCGCATTGAGGAGGAGAAGCGGAAGCGGCTGATGCTGGAGCAGCGGGAGATCGACGAGGCGCGCAGGaaggaggtgggtggggctgaCGGCGCACTTCCG GAGGAGGCTAAGCGGGAGGAGGAGGACCGAGAGCGGGAGTACATGGAGCGGTTCGCCCGCGGGGAGGCGTCCGACGTGGAGGAGTCGGATGAGGACGAGACTCTGTCCGCCACGAGCGAGACCCTGGCGCCCAAGTTCGTCAAGAACTTCGAGAACATGACGATCTTCGATGGGGATCCCGTCAG GTTTGAGGCAAAGGTGATCGGCCGTCCCAAACCGGATGTGACGTGGTACCTGAACGGGAAGCGGCTGCCGAACAACCAGGACTACCGGTACAAGTTCGAGGGAGATCACGGCGTGGTGCTGGAGCTGCCGGAGACGTTCCCGGAGGACGAGGGGGAGTACATGTGTAAGGCCGTCAACACGTCCGGCATGGCGCTCTGCAGCGCTCTGCTCATCATAGAAG GCAAGGGGCACAGAGCAGAGTCTTCCTACATCAAGCAAATTGTCGAACCTACCAAGCCGGCTCAAACTAAAGCAGCCGCTAAGAAAACCACCGTTGTTAAACAACCGGCAAATGTCCAAGTCAAGCAGACCACTGTCCAAACGAAGTCAGTCACTGTCCAACCAAATACCCAACCAAAGCAACAAAAGCCAGTCCATGGCCAACTAAAACAAGCCGAGATGCCTCCAAGTAAAGAGGCCGTGATAAAACAACACGTTGTTTCTAAGTCCGAAAAGATAACGTCCACTACAGCCAGTGGACAGTTTATAAAGAAATCGTCCTCGACCACGAGTGAGAAAGTCGTGACCAAGACTACAACTTCGGAAGTGACTTCGTCAAAGACAGAGAAGTCGGCTGCTGCCAGCGCATGGGAGTTAAAATATGGTGGTAAGCCTCTGACGGCCCAACAGCTAGCCAAGCAGAAGTTAGCTCAAAAGATGGCTGGGAATGGACAACCGCCCTCGCCAACAGTTAAGGTTCCTGTACAGAAGCTCTATGTAGGTGGCAAGCCCGCTCCTGCCCAAACCGTCCCGCCCAAGGCAGCACAGCCGCAGGGGGAGCCACAGCCCGGGGCCGCGCGTAAACAATGGCCACCTCCGACCAAGG GTGGGTCCGACGAAGACACCACCAAGACGTCTGAACCTGTTTCCCCCAAAATCAAAGAAGACAAGACTTGCAACCATAACGGAGACAAAACTGACGACAATCAGACCGCCCATAGCAacgagaaagaaaacaaaccgCCGGTAAAAACAACAGAGAATgggaaataa